One part of the Eubalaena glacialis isolate mEubGla1 chromosome 19, mEubGla1.1.hap2.+ XY, whole genome shotgun sequence genome encodes these proteins:
- the TMEM11 gene encoding transmembrane protein 11, mitochondrial yields MAAWGRRRLGPGGGGGARERASLSATDCYIVHEIYNGENAQDQFEYELEQALEAQYKYIVIEPTRIGDETARWITVGNCLHKTAVLAGTACLFTPLALPLDYSHYVSLPAGVLSLACCTLYGISWQFDPCCKYQVEYDAYKLSRLPLHTLTSSTPVVLVRKDDLHRKRLHNTIALAALVYCVKKIYELCAV; encoded by the exons ATGGCCGCGTGGGGAAGGAGGCGTCTTggcccgggcggcggcggcggcgcccgaGAGAG GGCGAGCCTGTCAGCCACAGACTGTTACATTGTGCATGAGATCTACAACGGGGAGAATGCCCAAGACCAGTTTGAGTACGAGCTGGAGCAGGCCCTGGAAGCCCAGTACAAGTACATCGTGATCGAGCCCACCCGCATCGGTGACGAGACAGCCCGCTGGATCACCGTGGGCAACTGCCTGCACAAAACCGCCGTGCTGGCGGGCACCGCCTGCCTCTTCACCCCGCTGGCGCTGCCCCTGGATTACTCCCACTATGTCTCCCTGCCCGCGGGCGTGCTGAGCCTGGCCTGCTGCACCCTCTACGGCATCTCCTGGCAGTTCGACCCCTGCTGCAAGTACCAGGTGGAGTACGACGCCTACAAACTGTCCCGACTGCCCCTGCACACACTCACCTCCTCCACCCCGGTGGTGCTGGTCCGGAAGGACGACTTGCACAGAAAGAGACTGCACAACACGATAGCACTGGCGGCTCTGGTGTACTGTGTAAAGAAGATTTACGAGCTCTGCGCCGTATGA
- the NATD1 gene encoding protein NATD1 — MAHSPAAVPPGAPEQGCPIRVEHDRRRRQFTVRLNGCHDRAVLLYEYVGKRIVDLQHTEVPDAYRGRGIAKHLAKAALDFVVEEELRAHVTCWYIQKFVKENPLPQYLERLQP; from the exons ATGGCGCACTCGCCGGCCGCCGTGCCGCCGGGCGCGCCGGAGCAGGGCTGCCCCATCCGCGTGGAGCACGACCGTAGGCGCCGCCAGTTCACCGTCCGGCTTAACG GGTGTCATGACCGGGCTGTCCTGCTCTACGAGTACGTGGGCAAGCGGATTGTGGACCTGCAGCACACGGAGGTCCCCGACGCCTACCGCGGGCGTGGCATCGCCAAGCACCTGGCCAAG GCCGCTCTGGACTTCGTagtggaggaggagctgagggCCCATGTCACGTGCTGGTACATCCAGAAGTTCGTCAAGGAAAACCCCCTGCCGCAGTACCTCGAGCGCCTGCAGCCGTag